A stretch of DNA from Spirosoma endbachense:
GCGGGGCTGTTTCTAACGCTCCGGTCGTCGGAGTTTTTATCCCGGCAGGCCCATTTACAAACCATTAATGTCTGGAACGTAGTCACATTCCTGCTAAATAGTATCGTGTTTGTGCTCATGGGGTTACAGTTGCGCCGGATCTTATTGACTACCTCCGGCTACTCGCCCAGTAAGCTCCTTCTCTATGGCGCCCTTGTCAGTCTGGCCGTCATTTTGAGCCGGTTTATCTGGGTTTTTTTAGCGAGTTATCTCCCCCGTTTAGTTGTAAACAGAACAGCGAAATCTGGCTTACTTTTCAATAGAAAACTGAATACGGTCATTGGCTGGACGGGTATGCGCGGTGTATTATCGCTGGCTACAGCCCTGGCTTTACCCCTGACTCTACGAAATGGATCGCCATTTCCCCAACGTGATCTGATCATTTTCTTTACATACTGTGTCATTTTTTCGACGCTGGTTTTGCAGGGCCTGGCCTTGCCCTACCTAATTCGCTGGCTGAACATCACGCCCGACCAACGGGCAAAACAGGAAGAAATCAACTTGCGAATTCAACTGGCCAGTATGGCCATTGAACACCTGGAAGCCAATTATTCGCTTAGCGAAGAGGTGTCAGACGAGGCATTGGCTTTGCTCAAACACAAGTACGAAACCCGTATCGATAGGCTCAGGCTGCACCAGAATGGCCGTCGAGCAAACGCCAATGCTTCCGAAGTTCGGGAAACAATGCGTATTCAGCTTGAGATTATTCGGGTCGAGCGTGAGCTAGCCACTCGTTTGCGTCGGGAGGGGCAAAAGGATGATGAGGTGCTCCGAACTATTTTGTATGAATTAGACCTCGAAGAATCCAGGTTACTCCTGGAAACAATGCGTTAAGGGGCATTAATAGGGCTATGCCATGATTTGACAAGAGGACATAGCCCTATTAATAACCTAATTAGCCCTTAACTACCATAAATAGTCGAGTCCAGAAACGCATTTCGAAACTTGCCCTGAGGATCATATTCTTTGACCAGTTTCTTGAAATCGGGGAGCTTTTCGTACCGGGATTGCAGCTTCGACGCCGAAAGTGTAAACAGCTTACCCCAGTGTGGCCGGGCTCGAAACGGCTCCAGTTCTTTTTCAATCATCGGCAATACCTTACTCACCGATGCCCAGTCCTGTTTCCAGGTAAAGTGAATAGCCAGACTTGGCTGTTTGTAAGCCGTACTCATCCAGAAATCGTCGGCATCGATGGTTCGTAGTTCCGAAATCATCAGATGAGGGCTGATGTGATCGCGAAGCCGCTCAACAGCGAGAATGGCTTCAACGGCGTTCTTCCGGGGCACAAAATACTCCGATTGGAGCTCCTTACCACTGCTGGGTGTGAAGCCCATCTTGAAGTGGGGCAATCGCTCATACCACGGCCCCGCTACACCCATCTGCTCAGTACAGTTTTCGGCGGATAGTTCGGCAATTGGGTGAAGATTTTTGGTCGCCAGAGTCGCCCCGAAATACGTTGGTTTGGCTACTTGCTTATTCCCCCCCTCTACGCGCTCTTTTATCCAGACTTCGTTAATTCGTTTCTTTTGCCAATCGGTAAACAGGCTGACGCTGTAACCTCCCGACATGATCGCATCAAAATGCGCTTTCACTTGATCCAGCGGCAGGTTTTCATACACGTACTGGCGCATTTTGAAGGTTGGCTGAAGATTGAGTGTAACCTTGGTTACCACGCCAAGTGCGCCCAGATTAACGACAGCTGCCCGGAACGCATCACCGTCTTTGGCCCGCGATAATGTCCGCACGTCGCCATTGGCCGTAACAATTTCCAGTGCCGCCACCGCTGTGGACAGGTTACCATTCTTAACACCCGAACCGTGGGTAGCCGTTGCACAGGCTCCCGCAATGGAGATGTGAGGCAGAGAAGCCAGGTTATGCAAGGCGTATCCTTTGCTGTCGAGATAAGGGGCCAGCTGACCATAGCGCATGCTCGCATCAACTGTTACGGTATGGGCAGCAGCATTCAGGGACAAAACCTTATCCATTTCCCGAAGCGAAATGAAGTTATTCTTGCTATCGGCAATTCCGTTGAAGCAGTGACGCGTACCCAGTACCTTCAGTTTATTGTACTTCTTTACGATTTCCTTAACCTGTTCTATTGACTTGGCCGAATAGAGCCGATCGGTGCTGTAGGTGTAATTTCCGGCCCAGTTTTTCAATTTTTCGCCAGGGACCAAATTCGCCAGCGGAGATATGATAGGAGTTGCCATTAAGGCTGAAGATAGTTTAAGAAAGGTTCTTTTTTTCATGGTCACAGGGTTTCTGCGAATCTAATTGAACAAGTTGAGAATACAGTTGGAGCCTGCCGAAAATCATTGATTACCTACGTACTATTCGCAAAAGAAACGAGTGAAATAGCAGTAGTTACACTATTGCTAAAAGTGCAAAAAAATAGTTGATTATTACAGTTTAGTTATCTACATTGACCAGTAAATCAACATTTACCGGCCATGAAAACGTCATTTTTGGTAGTCGCTCTTCTGTTGAGTGCTGTTTCGACCAGTCTGGCACAGACCGACAACGAAGCGATCAAGCGCGTGCTGTTTAATGAGACCGAAGGCTTTTTCAAACGAGATAAAGCAAGATGGGCCAGCGCCTGGGCACATGTGCCCTATGTAAACTTTGCTGCTAATCTGTACGGAGGAGATTTTATGCTGATCAAGGGCTGGGATAACCTGGAAAAACAATTTTCCACCCAGTTTAAGAGCTCAAAAGTAACGGATAATGTAACGGTGCAGAATGCCAATTATACCATTCATCAGAACGGTAATATGGCCTTTGTTACCTACGATCAGACTCTTCTGGACAGTCATGGTAAGACAAGTTCGAAAGAGACACGGGTAGTTGAAAAACTCAATGGTCAGTGGAAGATCATTAATG
This window harbors:
- a CDS encoding Na+/H+ antiporter is translated as MSSVALLITLLAIVTALAALAERVRIASPIVLVLAGIAISLIPGLPSVVLRPDIVILVFLPPLIYSAAWNTSWADFKANFRPIMLLALGLVLFSTVGVAWVVHTFVPGFSWPLAFVMGATVSTTDPIAGTSIIKQMGLPRRVVIILEAESLVNDATGLIVYRYAVAAVTTGQFVLIEAGEQFFVVVLGGILIGLALAWVVKSIHQLTDDTPVVETTLTFLTPFAGYLIAEEWHVSGVLAVLSAGLFLTLRSSEFLSRQAHLQTINVWNVVTFLLNSIVFVLMGLQLRRILLTTSGYSPSKLLLYGALVSLAVILSRFIWVFLASYLPRLVVNRTAKSGLLFNRKLNTVIGWTGMRGVLSLATALALPLTLRNGSPFPQRDLIIFFTYCVIFSTLVLQGLALPYLIRWLNITPDQRAKQEEINLRIQLASMAIEHLEANYSLSEEVSDEALALLKHKYETRIDRLRLHQNGRRANANASEVRETMRIQLEIIRVERELATRLRREGQKDDEVLRTILYELDLEESRLLLETMR
- a CDS encoding D-arabinono-1,4-lactone oxidase is translated as MKKRTFLKLSSALMATPIISPLANLVPGEKLKNWAGNYTYSTDRLYSAKSIEQVKEIVKKYNKLKVLGTRHCFNGIADSKNNFISLREMDKVLSLNAAAHTVTVDASMRYGQLAPYLDSKGYALHNLASLPHISIAGACATATHGSGVKNGNLSTAVAALEIVTANGDVRTLSRAKDGDAFRAAVVNLGALGVVTKVTLNLQPTFKMRQYVYENLPLDQVKAHFDAIMSGGYSVSLFTDWQKKRINEVWIKERVEGGNKQVAKPTYFGATLATKNLHPIAELSAENCTEQMGVAGPWYERLPHFKMGFTPSSGKELQSEYFVPRKNAVEAILAVERLRDHISPHLMISELRTIDADDFWMSTAYKQPSLAIHFTWKQDWASVSKVLPMIEKELEPFRARPHWGKLFTLSASKLQSRYEKLPDFKKLVKEYDPQGKFRNAFLDSTIYGS